Proteins encoded in a region of the Drosophila sechellia strain sech25 chromosome 2L, ASM438219v1, whole genome shotgun sequence genome:
- the LOC6613597 gene encoding mucin-2, with protein MKYAIVIACAALAVASINAASVPGVHPGVQPGVQPGVRAIDNQLYRSYVCVHKPDGFRALVPGSCSQYYECQSGVALVNVCSRFFDAKAQGCVNYNTGCIEFQPASASSPVGGSIAAVPCAEETTTCAPQITTTTTCTQLITTTTTCTPSITTTTCAPTTTTTCTPASVTTTTTCAPEITTTTTCTPVITTTTTCVPTTTTTCTPVSTTTCTPEITTTTTCTPASTTTCTPEITTTTTCAPTTTTTCAPTTTPTSAPTTTPTSTPTTTTTCTPAIVTTTTTCEPEITSTTTCTQEITTTTTCAPTTTTTCTPATTTTCTPEITTTTTWPPTTTTTCAPTTTPTSAPTTTPTSTPTTTATCTPAIVTTTTTCEPEITSTTTCTQEITTTTTCAPTTTTTCTPTTTPTSPPTTTTTCTPAIVTTTTTCAPEITTTTTCTPEITTTTTCTPATTTTCTPEITTTTTCASTTTTTCASETTTSCASSTTTTECGPVNGVSGSSKARPTSVRPAKPVRPAVRPALEIDELSAPQAHELTISTYTKYVCRKKPDGFMLASLKSCSDYYICRYGKPLLVSCGDKYFNALKGICDLPENTRCVQPQA; from the exons ATGAAATACGCCATAG TAATTGCCTGTGCCGCCCTTGCGGTGGCCAGCATCAATGCCGCCAGTGTGCCGGGCGTGCATCCGGGCGTGCAGCCGGGCGTGCAGCCGGGCGTTAGGGCAATCGACAACCAACTCTACCGCAGTTATGTGTGCGTTCATAAGCCCGATGGATTCCGCGCTTTGGTCCCCGGAAGTTGCTCCCAGTACTACGAGTGTCAGTCAGGTGTGGCCCTTGTCAACGTCTGCTCGCGCTTCTTCGATGCCAAGGCCCAGGGCTGTGTCAACTACAACACTGGCTGCATTGAGTTTCAGCCTGCATCGGCAAGCTCTCCTGTAGGAGGCTCGATCGCCGCAGTGCCGTGTGCGGAGGAAACTACTACCTGTGCACCACAAAtcacaactacaacaacatgTACACAACTTataacaactacaacaacctGCACGCCATCTATCACAACCACAACCTGCGcaccaacaaccacaacaacctGTACACCAGCCAGCgtaacaaccacaacaacctGTGCGCCAGAAattacaactacaacaacatgTACACCAGTAattacaactacaacaacctGTGTaccaacaaccacaacaacctGTACACCAGTTTCGACAACAACATGTACCCCAGAAattacaactacaacaacctGTACACCAGCTTCGACAACAACATGTACCCCAGAAattacaactacaacaacctgtgcaccaacaaccacaacaacttGTGCACCAACAACCACTCCAACCAGTGCACCAACAACCACTCCAACCAGTAcaccaacaaccacaacaacctGTACACCAGCAATCgtaacaaccacaacaacctGTGAGCCAGAAATTACGTCTACAACCACATGTACCCAAGAAattacaactacaacaacctGTGCACCAACGACCACAACAACCTGTACACCAGCTACCACAACAACATGTACCCCAGAAattacaactacaacaacctggccaccaacaaccacaacaacttGTGCACCAACAACCACTCCAACCAGTGCACCAACAACCACTCCAACCAGTACACCAACAACCACAGCAACCTGTACACCAGCAATCgtaacaaccacaacaacctGTGAGCCAGAAATTACGTCTACAACCACATGTACCCAAGAAattacaactacaacaacctGTGCACCAACGACCACAACAACCTGTACACCAACAACCACTCCAACCAGTCcaccaacaaccacaacaacctGTACACCAGCAATCgtaacaaccacaacaacgtGTGCTCCAGAAataacaactacaacaacatgTACACCGGAAATTACAACCACAACAACCTGTACACCAGCTACCACAACAACTTGTACACCAGAAattacaactacaacaacctGTGCATCAACGACCACAACAACCTGTGCATCAGAGACCACAACAAGCTGTGCATCATCAACAACGACAACGGAATGTGGACCCGTAAACGGAGTCTCCGGTTCTTCGAAGGCGAGGCCAACGTCTGTGCGACCAGCGAAACCCGTGCGCCCTGCCGTTCGTCCCGCATTGGAAATCGATGAACTGTCGGCTCCCCAAGCCCACGAGCTAACCATCTCCACCTATACAAAATACGTGTGCCGCAAAAAGCCAGATGGCTTCATGCTGGCGTCCCTGAAGAGCTGCTCCGACTACTATATCTGCCGGTATGGAAAGCCACTGTTGGTGAGCTGCGGCGATAAATACTTCAACGCTCTGAAGGGCATTTGCGATCTGCCCGAGAACACGCGTTGCGTGCAGCCCCAAGCATAA
- the LOC6613598 gene encoding uncharacterized protein LOC6613598 isoform X1 yields the protein MYHSSGPRGAHFRGSSQRDQLPRRSSSSTMDMGHYFQRIRRGSTCEAERRAAKAAQDANVPPARLFLRSTSRGLRRVLEIYMPRFQPDEEDQRSEDELGESARTREPQEALSIATNWAVVTWRTSNAVA from the coding sequence ATGTACCATTCCTCAGGTCCACGTGGTGCCCACTTCAGGGGATCCTCTCAGCGTGATCAGTTGCCCAGGCGGAGCAGCTCGTCCACCATGGATATGGGACACTACTTCCAGAGAATACGCCGCGGTAGCACTTGCGAGGCGGAGAGGCGAGCGGCTAAGGCGGCCCAGGACGCCAATGTGCCACCGGCCAGGCTCTTTCTGCGCTCCACCTCTCGGGGATTGCGTCGTGTCCTCGAGATCTATATGCCACGATTCCAGCCCGACGAGGAGGACCAGCGGTCAGAGGACGAACTTGGCGAGTCAgccaggacacgggagccacAGGAAGCTCTGTCCATTGCCACCAACTGGGCGGTGGTGACGTGGCGGACGTCGAACGCGGTCGCCTGA
- the LOC6613598 gene encoding uncharacterized protein LOC6613598 isoform X2, whose product MDMGHYFQRIRRGSTCEAERRAAKAAQDANVPPARLFLRSTSRGLRRVLEIYMPRFQPDEEDQRSEDELGESARTREPQEALSIATNWAVVTWRTSNAVA is encoded by the coding sequence ATGGATATGGGACACTACTTCCAGAGAATACGCCGCGGTAGCACTTGCGAGGCGGAGAGGCGAGCGGCTAAGGCGGCCCAGGACGCCAATGTGCCACCGGCCAGGCTCTTTCTGCGCTCCACCTCTCGGGGATTGCGTCGTGTCCTCGAGATCTATATGCCACGATTCCAGCCCGACGAGGAGGACCAGCGGTCAGAGGACGAACTTGGCGAGTCAgccaggacacgggagccacAGGAAGCTCTGTCCATTGCCACCAACTGGGCGGTGGTGACGTGGCGGACGTCGAACGCGGTCGCCTGA